GACCTGAGCACCACCGTCTCGATCTCGAGAAAGTCCTCGCGGGAGATGTTGTACAGCGCCCTCAGCTTGCTCTCCTTCTCCCGCAGGACGCGGCGCTGCTTCTCCTCGGACTCGGACTCGAGCGCGTCGAAGACGGCGGCGCCGACCAGCAGATACATAAAGGAGGCTATCATGAGCGACAGCGTCCGGACGTTTTGTTTCTTCATGGTTAAGAGGAGAAGGAGGAAGTGCATTGAGTACCACCGGCCAACAACCACTACACCACCGTTCCACGAGCTCTGCTTAGTTCGGTAACCCTGCTGCCACCCTGCCACTCGCTAACTCCAGCCTTGGTATGATCAGTGCGTGCTACCAGCTCACTCGCTCCAACCCAGACTCTCTGATAGTCTGAGGAGAAATTAACGTCGGAGGAAAATTGGACCGCATGCGCGTTGGAGAGCTAGCGCCGGCTCCTTTACGTAAAAGGAGCGgaatccgttgccatggcgaccacGCAGACGTCAGAGGGCGGCTATTTTTGGGTGCAGAAATGACGGGGTTCTCTACCGGCTAAAGCTAGACTTACTGATTTAGCGGCTGACTAACCTTCTAAACGGTCCGGGTTACAAAATTGGGAAGCATGATTTTAGGCTGAGAGCTTTTCACCCGTTTAGAGAAGAGACCTTAAAAGCCGCCTTTAAATCCACTAGCGCTTCCTACGGGAGTGCctggatcgtagaattcggcaaaaacaAAATCGGGAGAAGAAAGGAGTCAAGCTTTGGTTAATGTTTCCCCTCCATTCGACCAACTATTCgagtagcaaaactcccctggcaaattattctccctataatagccagcactgtttgtctggtagagactaccaatAGCTGCGATGGCTGAGTGGGAAGAGTTTAgtgtctaccagactccggtctGGACGAtataccttttgtatctatatgtctGAACTTAGCCCGacagggcatgaatgtgcaataaaggctgtTATTATTGTACTTATTTTATAGTAATAggagactttggccaagttaggaatgaaagtctagtaggagttaattagCCTAgaagtgaactgaccggccggctGCAAAATACTGACGGAAAACCCAAGACAAcatatttgtccctatttga
The sequence above is drawn from the Branchiostoma floridae strain S238N-H82 chromosome 17, Bfl_VNyyK, whole genome shotgun sequence genome and encodes:
- the LOC118404405 gene encoding two pore potassium channel protein sup-9-like, which codes for MHFLLLLLTMKKQNVRTLSLMIASFMYLLVGAAVFDALESESEEKQRRVLREKESKLRALYNISREDFLEIETVVLRSVPYKAGRQWQFTGAFYFATTVITTIGM